Below is a genomic region from Anoxybacillus flavithermus.
TTTGAAGCAAATACAACAAGCTAAAAAGGTCAAGAAAAAGAAAAAAAGAATGCAGTTGCCATTTCGACTAAACGTATTGTTTTTTGTTGTGTTTTTACTGTTTTCTGCGCTTATTTTACGATTAGGTGTCATCCAAATCGTTTATGGTGAGCAATATCGAAAAGAGGTTGAGCGAACGGAAAACGTCACTGTCAATACACCGGCACCGCGTGGGAAAATTTATGACCGTAACTACCAAGTCGTTGTCGATAACGAACCGCTTCATGCGATTACGTATACGCGCTCACAAACAACAAAACCTTCGGAAATGATTGAAGTAGCAAAAAAGTTAGCAACGTATATTGAAAAGCCGACGGATCGTGTGACAGAGCGAGATATAAAAGACTATTGGATTTTAACAAATGAAGAGAAGGCGAAAGAAAAAATTACAAAGAAAGAATGGAAACAGTTTCGTGCTAAAAAGCTAAAAGATAAAGATATTTATCGATTGCAACTTGAGCGCATTACAGAAGAAGATGTAAAAACGATTAAAGAAAACGAGCTCGAAGTTGTTGCTATTTTTCGGGAAATGAATAGCGGGTATGCGTTAACACCACAAATGATTAAAAATGAAGGAGTAACGGATGAGGAATATGCGGTCGTTAGCGAACATTTAGAGGAATTGCCGGGGGTAGATGTGACGACAGATTGGAATCGTCATTATGCATTTGGTGATACGTTTCGCACAGTGCTAGGAAATATTACATCATCAGAAGAAGGGTTACCGCGCGAAAAGCTTGACTACTATTTAGCGCGCGATTATAACCGGAATGACCGTGTAGGGAAAAGTTACATTGAAGCGCAATATGAAGATGTGTTACGTGGGCAAAAGGCAAAAATTAAAAATGTAACGGATAAAGCAGGAAATATTCTCGAAACGATTGAAATCTCGCAAGGACAGCGTGGGAAAGACGTTGTATTAACGATCGATATGGAATTACAAAAACGTGTCGAGCAAATTATTGAAGAAGAATTGACGACAATGAAACGGCGCGGTGGAACGGAATTGCTCGATCGTGCTTTCGTCGTCATGATGGACCCGAATACGGGAGAGATTTTATCGCTAGCTGGGAAACAGTATACACGTGATAAAAGTGGAAAAGTTGTGTTAAAAGATTATGCCCTTGGAACGATTACGTCCGCCTATGCGATGGGATCAGCAGTAAAGGGGGCGACTGTATTAACAGGATTTCAAACGGGTGTCATTCAACCGGGCACGGTGCTCGTTGACGAACCGCTATATATTAAAGGAACGCCAACGAAAAAATCACATAGCGGTATTCGTCCGGGGCCGATGAACGATTTAAAAGCGCTTGAAATGTCGTCAAACGTTTACATGTTTAAAACAGCAATAGCGATTGCTGGCTCTACGTACCGCCCACATCAAGCGTTACCAATAAAAAAAGAAGCGTTTTCGACTATGCGGCGATACTTTAATCAGTTCGGTTTAGGTGTGAAAACAGGAATTGATTTGCCTGGGGAAATTATCGGATGGCCTGGACAAAGTACGCTTCCAGGGCATTTGCTTGACTTAGCTATTGGGCAGTTTGATGTATACACGCCAATTCAAATGGCGCAATACGTTTCAACGATCGCTAACGGTGGATATCGCATTCAACCGCATGTTGTGAAGGAAATTCGTGAACCGATCAGCGAAAAAAATGAAATGGGTAACGTCATTTATTCGTTTGAGCCGAAAGTGTTAAATCGAGTCGATATGAAAACGGAGTATATTGAGCGTGTGCGTGAAGGATTTTATCGCGTTATGCACGGTTCACACGGAACAGCACGTGCCTTTTTCGCAAACGCCCCTTATGATCCAGCAGGAAAAACAGGAACCGCACAGGCGTTTTATGATGGACCGATCAAGTCAAGACGGATGACGCCAACGTACAATTTGACGTTAGTTGGCTTCGCTCCGTACAACAATCCAGAAGTGGCGTTTGCTGTCGTTGTGCCTTGGGTATATCAAAATCCGAGAAACCACTATCCGATCAATAACTACATTGGAAGAAAAATTTTAGATGCGTATTTTGAATTGAAAACAAAGCGCCAATTCGGAGAGCAACCCTCTACTAAACCGTTGAATAATGAGGAACAAACAATGGAAAGATAAAAGAAAGCGAATTTACAAAAGCTTAACATTTGTTTAAAACGAATTTAATACCTTTCCATTATTCTATAACTCGTGGGACAAAAACTAATGAAAAAGTAGGGGGAAATCAAAAGATGAAGAAAAACAAATGGTTTGCACTCGCAGGTGTAACAAGCGCTGTATTAGCATTTACAACAGCATGTGGTGGCGGCGCTGATCAAGGCGGCGAAAATGGCGGAGAGCAATTAAGCGGTAACGTTGTTGTAGATGGATCGTCTACTGTTTATCCGATTCTTGAAGCTGCCGCTGAAGCGTATGCGGGTGAACAACCAGATGTCAAAGTGTCTGTTGGTTTGTCCGGAACAGGTGGCGGATTTGAAAAGTTTACAAAAGGAGAAACAGACTTTTCAAACGCTTCTCGTCCAATTAAAGATGAAGAAAAGAAAGCTGCTGAGCAAAACGGCATTCAATTTGAAGAGTTTCAAGTTGCATTCGATGGTCTTTCTGTTTTAATAAATAAGGATAACGATTGGGTCGATTATTTAACGGTTGATGAATTGAAGAAAATTTTTACATCCGGTGCAGTAAACGGTAATGACAAAGTGAAATGGTCAGATATTCGTCCAGAATGGCCAAATGAAGAAATTAAATTGTTCTCACCGGGACACGACTCTGGTACGTTCGATTACTTCGATGAAGTGATTTTAGATGGACAACCGTTAAACAAAACAGCGCAATTATCTGAAGACGATAACGTACTTGTTCAAGGAATTGCAGGCGATAAAAATGCGCTCGGCTATTTCGGGTTCGCATACTACATTGAAAATAAAGATAAGTTGAAAGCTGTGCCAATCGATAATGGAAACGGTCCAGTAGAACCGACGCATGAAACGATCCAAAGCGGTGAATACGCACCACTTTCTCGACCACTATTTACGTATGCTAACGTAAAGGCGTTAAAAGAAAAACCACAAGTATATGATTTCGCGAAATTTTTATTAGAGAACGGTGCGGAGTTTGCTGAAGAAGTTGGATATGTAGCGCTTTCACAAGAAAAATATGATGAGCAATTGAAAAAGCTTGAAGGATTGAAATAACGAAACGTAAAGATGAGAAGCGACACCACAGTCGCTTCTCATCTTGCCATGAATTTGGAAAGGGGTTTTCACATTATGGCGATGACAGATGGGAATCGTTCATATTCCGTCCGTGAGATGATTAAAGAAAATAAGAAAAAGCAAAGCGGGCAACAGTTTATGGAATGGTTCATGCCAAAATTGTTATTATTAACAGCTACCATTTCGGTTTTAACGACAATCGGCATTTTATTTACGTTGTTATTTGAAACATTTATTTTCTTTGAACGAGTATCGATCGTTGAATTTTTAACGAGCAAAGAATGGCTTCCATGGGATGAAAAAACAGGATCGTTTGGCATTGCTCCGCTTGTAACGGGAACGTTGCTAACAACAGCCATTGCGATGGTTGTGGCCATTCCGATGGGTTTAGCATCAGCGATTTACTTGAGTGAGTATGCGTCTGAAAAAGCACGAAAAGTATTAAAACCGATATTAGAAGTGTTGGCGGGAATTCCGACAATTGTATATGGATTTTTCGCATTAACGTTTGTAACGCCTCTTTTACAAAAGATAATTCCAAGTTTAGGTATCTTCAACGCGTTAAGTCCAGGCATCGTCATGGGCGTTATGATTATTCCGATGGTTGCTTCTTTATCTGAGGATGCGATGAGTTCTGTGCCAAACTCTATTCGCGAAGGAGCGCTCGGTCTCGGTTCAACGAAATTAGAAGTGGCGTTAAAAGTTGTCCTTCCTGCAGCGACATCAGGTATTGCGGCATCGTTTATGCTTGCAATTTCTCGTGCTGTTGGTGAGACGATGATTGTAGCTGTAGCGGGTGGTTCATCTCCTGTTTTCACATTTGATGTAACGAAATCGATTCAGACGCTAACTGCCTACATTGTCCAAGTAACAACAGGCGATGCCGGATACGGTACAACGGTTTATTACAGCATTTATGCGGTCGGTATGACACTGTTTGTATTTACGTTAGCCATGAACTTACTCGCGCAATACATTTCTCGTCGCTTTAGGGAGGAGTATTAATCATGGAAAAGTTAATTGATAAACAACGTGTCGTTCAACATATGAACGGTCGTCTGTTGCGCAATAATCTGTTGAAATTTTTGTTTTTCTTAGCGACAGTATTCGGGTTAATTGTTCTTATCGTTCTTCTATATCGGATACTCACTCAAGCAATTGGCTGGCTCAATTTCGACTTTTTAAATAACTTCCCGTCTCGTCGTCCAGAAGACGCAGGAATTAAAGCGGGATTGGTTGGTTCGTTATGGTTAATGGTCATCGTTGCACCTGTTTCACTTATTCTTGGAGTAGGAACAGCCATTTACTTAGAGGAATATGCGAAAAAAAATCGTTTTACC
It encodes:
- a CDS encoding penicillin-binding protein; amino-acid sequence: MKQIQQAKKVKKKKKRMQLPFRLNVLFFVVFLLFSALILRLGVIQIVYGEQYRKEVERTENVTVNTPAPRGKIYDRNYQVVVDNEPLHAITYTRSQTTKPSEMIEVAKKLATYIEKPTDRVTERDIKDYWILTNEEKAKEKITKKEWKQFRAKKLKDKDIYRLQLERITEEDVKTIKENELEVVAIFREMNSGYALTPQMIKNEGVTDEEYAVVSEHLEELPGVDVTTDWNRHYAFGDTFRTVLGNITSSEEGLPREKLDYYLARDYNRNDRVGKSYIEAQYEDVLRGQKAKIKNVTDKAGNILETIEISQGQRGKDVVLTIDMELQKRVEQIIEEELTTMKRRGGTELLDRAFVVMMDPNTGEILSLAGKQYTRDKSGKVVLKDYALGTITSAYAMGSAVKGATVLTGFQTGVIQPGTVLVDEPLYIKGTPTKKSHSGIRPGPMNDLKALEMSSNVYMFKTAIAIAGSTYRPHQALPIKKEAFSTMRRYFNQFGLGVKTGIDLPGEIIGWPGQSTLPGHLLDLAIGQFDVYTPIQMAQYVSTIANGGYRIQPHVVKEIREPISEKNEMGNVIYSFEPKVLNRVDMKTEYIERVREGFYRVMHGSHGTARAFFANAPYDPAGKTGTAQAFYDGPIKSRRMTPTYNLTLVGFAPYNNPEVAFAVVVPWVYQNPRNHYPINNYIGRKILDAYFELKTKRQFGEQPSTKPLNNEEQTMER
- a CDS encoding phosphate ABC transporter permease subunit PstC: MAMTDGNRSYSVREMIKENKKKQSGQQFMEWFMPKLLLLTATISVLTTIGILFTLLFETFIFFERVSIVEFLTSKEWLPWDEKTGSFGIAPLVTGTLLTTAIAMVVAIPMGLASAIYLSEYASEKARKVLKPILEVLAGIPTIVYGFFALTFVTPLLQKIIPSLGIFNALSPGIVMGVMIIPMVASLSEDAMSSVPNSIREGALGLGSTKLEVALKVVLPAATSGIAASFMLAISRAVGETMIVAVAGGSSPVFTFDVTKSIQTLTAYIVQVTTGDAGYGTTVYYSIYAVGMTLFVFTLAMNLLAQYISRRFREEY
- a CDS encoding phosphate-binding protein, whose amino-acid sequence is MKKNKWFALAGVTSAVLAFTTACGGGADQGGENGGEQLSGNVVVDGSSTVYPILEAAAEAYAGEQPDVKVSVGLSGTGGGFEKFTKGETDFSNASRPIKDEEKKAAEQNGIQFEEFQVAFDGLSVLINKDNDWVDYLTVDELKKIFTSGAVNGNDKVKWSDIRPEWPNEEIKLFSPGHDSGTFDYFDEVILDGQPLNKTAQLSEDDNVLVQGIAGDKNALGYFGFAYYIENKDKLKAVPIDNGNGPVEPTHETIQSGEYAPLSRPLFTYANVKALKEKPQVYDFAKFLLENGAEFAEEVGYVALSQEKYDEQLKKLEGLK